Genomic DNA from Atribacteraceae bacterium:
ATCCCTATCAGACCGGCCAGCTAAACACCGCGTTTGTGTGAAGGGGGGATAGTCTTACCCGATAGGCGGGTTATCTTCGCTGTCTTCCCATCCGACGGGGCCGCTACGTGTAACACCAGGAAAACTAAAGACCCCCAGAGGGCCAGGGCGATCCCGACCAAGCGAAAAACCCAGGACCAGGAGAAGAGGACGGCGGCAGGGGGCAGCAGCAAGGCGGCTAGGGCGGCACCCAGTGGAAATCCAACCTTGTAAATGGAACTGGCGGTCGCCCGGCCCCGGTTCGGAAACCAGATCACGACCGAACGGGCCGATGCGGTACTGATCAAACTATCCCCAAACCCACACAGGAATAGAATGACAAAGAGTTCTCGAGCCGAACCGCTGAAACTCGCTGCAAACAGACACGCTCCAAGCGTGAGATGCCCCAGGGCAAAAGCCTGCTCAAAGCTGAAGCGGTCACTCAGGCGTCCGGCCAGAAACGAGAAAACACCGAAACCGGCAAAGAGGGCCGTAGTCAGGACGCCGATCCCGGCAGTGGTCAAGTTAAACTCCTCCTGCAATATCGGCGAAAGCGTCGGGATAAGCAACAGGAACAAAGCCAGGAAAACCTGGGTGATCACCAGAAATCCTACCCGCAGATACCGATTATCCATAGCGGAACCGCTCACCCCTCTTGAGTCGTCTCTGGCCATCTTAACACAAACGTTTTTTTTTACCGGTCTTTTTTCCTTTCTGATTTTGTGATTTAATACCCACACGCGACAATGCCCTTCACCGGCTTTCGGAACGAGGCTTAAAACGAAAGCGTAATTTTATAGAGGAGTGAACCTGACGGTGTCTGAGACATCAAGCATGAAAATTATTCACCCTTCCCCACCACAGATCACCGTTTTATGTACAGGGTAAGTCAGGGTGCTATTCCGGAGCGCATGTGATGAAAACCGCATTTGAGGTCATCGTGGTCGGCGGTGGACACGCAGGCTGCGAGGCGGCTGCCGCCGCGGCCCGGATGGGCTGTTCCACTCTTCTGGTCACGACAAGCATCGGCCACATCGCCCTCTTGCCCTGTAACCCGGCGATCGGTGGGCCGGGAAAAGGCCACGTGGTCCGGGAGATCGATGCCCTGGGAGGACTGATGGCCCACGCAACCGATGCGTCAACGATTCATCTCAGGCGGGTCAATACCGGCAAGGGTCCGGCGGTACAAACCCTGCGGGCCCAGACCGACCGGGATCGCTATAGCTTGGCCATCCGGAGCTTGCTCGCAGAGCTCTCCCACCTTTTTATTTACCAGGGGGAGGTGACGGAGATCATCACCGGCTCCACCGGTCAAGTTTCCGGGGTCCGGCTCCTTCATGGCCCGTTTTTTTCGGCTCCCACGGTGGTCATAGCCGCCGGAACGTTTTTAAACGGGGTCATCAAGCTGGGCGAAGTCAGCTACCCGGCCGGCCGGCAAGGTGAGTTCCCAGCCCAGAAGCTCAGTACTTCCCTCCGAACACTGGGTCTTACCCTTTCCCGGATGAACACCTGCACGCCTCCCCGTCTGGACCGCCGGACTATCGACACCTCTCAACTCGATCGGCAGGAGAGCGATCCTGAACCGCTTTGCTTTTCCTTTACTGGAATCCCCCGAGTCTACCAGGAAGCTCCGATTCTTTTATCCCGGACCAACGAAAGAACCTGCGATATTATCCGAAAGAATTTTCATCGGTCTCCTCTCCTATATGGCTTGGCCGATTCCTCACCGGTCCGTGAATGTCCTTCCTTAGAGGACAAGGTCTACCGTTTCCCGGAACGGACCAGCCACTTGGTCTTTCTCGAACCGGAAGGACCGCGGAGCAACGAAGTGTATGTCCAGGGGATCTTCACCTCCCTTCCCGAAGAGGTCCAGAGCCAAATCGTTCGCTCCGTTCCCGGCCTGGAGCATGCCCATATCGTCCGCCCAGGCTACGGAATCGAATACGACTATGTACCTCCCACCCAACTCACCCCGTCTCTGGAGTGCAAACTGGTTCCCGGTCTCTTCCTGGCCGGTCAGATCAACGGGACATCCGGATACGAGGAGGCCGCCGGACAGGGAATCCTGGCGGGTATCAACGCCGCGCTGAGCGCGCGGAAGAAAGCGGCGTTGACGCTGCGGCGTGACGAGAGTTATATAGGAGTTATGATCGACGACCTCGTTACCCGGGGTGTAGTGGAGCCTTATCGTCTGCGGACTGGGAAAGTGGAGTACCGCTTGCTGGTCCGTCACGACAATGCTGACCGACGACTGACGGCACTCGCCTACCAAGTCGGCGCTGTTTCGGAAGAGCGGCACCGTTTTGTCGAGCGGAAAAAAGAGATGATCCAGAACGAAATCCGTCGGTTGGACGTTCTGACGGTAACCCCCTCATCCGCTCTGAATGAACGTCTCGCCATGTGCCAAACCTCTCCCCTGCAGGAAGCGGAAAAAGCAGGATCGCTCCTGATGCGTCCCCGGATCAGCTACCGGGATCTCTCTTCCTGCGATCCGGCTCGCCCTTCGCTGTCGCCGGCGGTAATCGAAGCGGTGGAAATCGAGATCCGTTACCGGGGATATATTGAACGGCACAGCCGGATGTTGGTCGAACTTCAGCGCCTCGAAAACAAAAAAATCCCGGATGGTTTTGATTACGAAGCTGTTCCGGGGATATCTTCAGAAGCCAGAGACCGCCTGCGGCACATTCGTCCTGCGACACTGGGACAGGCCTCCCGGGTAATCGGGGTGACCCCTTCTGATATCAGCGTTCTGTCGATTATGCTCAAACGCTGGCAAAGCCTCACGCAAAAAACAGACCATGAACAGGAAAATCTCGCCACCCCCTAACCCGGCTTAGCCGGAACCAATAGGATTTATGAACCCCATGTCGAATAACTAGTGCCATCATGTAGCGACGTGGGGGGATGTACGATGTCACTTACCGAGCGTTACAAAGACAAGATC
This window encodes:
- the mnmG gene encoding tRNA uridine-5-carboxymethylaminomethyl(34) synthesis enzyme MnmG; translated protein: MKTAFEVIVVGGGHAGCEAAAAAARMGCSTLLVTTSIGHIALLPCNPAIGGPGKGHVVREIDALGGLMAHATDASTIHLRRVNTGKGPAVQTLRAQTDRDRYSLAIRSLLAELSHLFIYQGEVTEIITGSTGQVSGVRLLHGPFFSAPTVVIAAGTFLNGVIKLGEVSYPAGRQGEFPAQKLSTSLRTLGLTLSRMNTCTPPRLDRRTIDTSQLDRQESDPEPLCFSFTGIPRVYQEAPILLSRTNERTCDIIRKNFHRSPLLYGLADSSPVRECPSLEDKVYRFPERTSHLVFLEPEGPRSNEVYVQGIFTSLPEEVQSQIVRSVPGLEHAHIVRPGYGIEYDYVPPTQLTPSLECKLVPGLFLAGQINGTSGYEEAAGQGILAGINAALSARKKAALTLRRDESYIGVMIDDLVTRGVVEPYRLRTGKVEYRLLVRHDNADRRLTALAYQVGAVSEERHRFVERKKEMIQNEIRRLDVLTVTPSSALNERLAMCQTSPLQEAEKAGSLLMRPRISYRDLSSCDPARPSLSPAVIEAVEIEIRYRGYIERHSRMLVELQRLENKKIPDGFDYEAVPGISSEARDRLRHIRPATLGQASRVIGVTPSDISVLSIMLKRWQSLTQKTDHEQENLATP